Proteins co-encoded in one Streptomyces sp. JH34 genomic window:
- a CDS encoding DUF1707 domain-containing protein, whose protein sequence is MRASDAERERVAETLREAVAEGRLEMDEFEQRLDAAFKARTHGELVPLVRDLPVPAGPVAGAVAGRKGSSAGWPARIGGAPTSSGAFAFWGGFSRKGRWTVGPRFTAFAMWGGGEIDLREAHFAERDVVIRCFTIMGGMQVTVPPDLNVQVNGLGIMGGFGEHSKLDEEPEPAPDAPRVRITGFALMGGVGVERKRSRAEKRRLQEQERLRKPDTGDGREELG, encoded by the coding sequence ATGCGTGCCTCCGACGCGGAACGCGAGCGGGTCGCCGAGACCCTGCGGGAGGCCGTGGCCGAGGGCCGGCTGGAGATGGACGAGTTCGAGCAGAGGCTCGACGCGGCGTTCAAGGCGCGTACGCACGGGGAGTTGGTGCCGCTCGTACGCGATCTTCCGGTGCCGGCCGGGCCGGTGGCCGGTGCGGTGGCCGGGCGGAAGGGATCGTCCGCCGGGTGGCCCGCGCGGATCGGTGGGGCCCCCACGTCCTCGGGGGCGTTCGCCTTCTGGGGCGGTTTCAGCCGTAAGGGCCGCTGGACGGTGGGGCCGAGGTTCACCGCGTTCGCGATGTGGGGCGGTGGGGAGATCGATCTGCGTGAGGCGCACTTCGCGGAGCGGGACGTCGTGATCCGCTGCTTCACGATCATGGGTGGTATGCAGGTGACGGTGCCACCGGACCTGAACGTCCAGGTCAACGGCCTCGGCATCATGGGTGGTTTCGGGGAGCACTCGAAGCTGGACGAGGAGCCGGAGCCCGCCCCGGACGCGCCCCGGGTGAGGATCACCGGGTTCGCGCTGATGGGCGGGGTCGGTGTGGAGCGCAAGCGGAGCAGGGCGGAGAAGCGGCGGCTCCAGGAACAGGAGCGGCTGCGGAAGCCGGACACGGGGGACGGGCGCGAGGAGCTCGGCTGA
- the argG gene encoding argininosuccinate synthase, which translates to MSKVLTSLPTGERVGIAFSGGLDTSVAVAWMRDKGAVPCTYTADIGQYDEPDIASVPGRAKAYGAEIARLVDCRAALVEEGLAALACGAFHIRSGGRAYFNTTPLGRAVTGTLLVRAMLEDDVQIWGDGSTFKGNDIERFYRYGLLANPHLRIYKPWLDADFVTELGGRKEMSEWLVAHGLPYRDSTEKAYSTDANIWGATHEAKTLEHLDTGVETVDPIMGVRFWDPSVEIATEDVTIGFDQGRPVTINGKPFASAVDLVMEANAIGGRHGLGMSDQIENRIIEAKSRGIYEAPGLALLHAAYERLVNAIHNEDTLAHYHSEGRRLGRLMYEGRWLDPQALMVRESLQRWVGSAVTGEVTLRLRRGEDYSILNTTGPAFSYHPDKLSMERTEDSAFGPVDRIGQLTMRNLDIADSRARLEQFAGLGLVGAAQPSLIGAAQAAATGLIGAMPEGGAQAIASRGEVSGDDELLDRAAMEFGTD; encoded by the coding sequence ATGTCTAAGGTCCTCACCTCCCTGCCCACCGGCGAGCGCGTCGGCATCGCCTTCTCCGGCGGCCTCGACACCTCGGTCGCGGTCGCGTGGATGCGCGACAAGGGTGCCGTCCCGTGCACCTACACCGCCGACATCGGCCAGTACGACGAGCCCGACATCGCCTCGGTGCCCGGCCGCGCCAAGGCCTACGGTGCCGAGATCGCGCGCCTGGTCGACTGCCGTGCGGCGCTGGTCGAGGAGGGCCTGGCAGCACTCGCCTGCGGCGCGTTCCACATCCGCTCGGGCGGCCGTGCCTACTTCAACACCACCCCGCTCGGCCGCGCCGTCACCGGCACCCTGCTGGTGCGGGCGATGCTCGAGGACGACGTGCAGATCTGGGGCGACGGCTCCACCTTCAAGGGCAACGACATCGAGCGGTTCTACCGCTACGGCCTCCTCGCCAACCCCCACCTGCGCATCTACAAGCCGTGGCTCGACGCCGACTTCGTCACCGAGCTGGGCGGCCGCAAGGAGATGTCGGAGTGGCTGGTGGCCCACGGGCTGCCCTACCGCGACAGCACCGAGAAGGCGTACTCCACCGACGCCAACATCTGGGGCGCCACCCACGAGGCGAAGACGCTGGAGCACCTCGACACCGGCGTGGAGACCGTCGACCCGATCATGGGCGTCCGGTTCTGGGACCCCTCGGTCGAGATCGCCACCGAGGACGTCACGATCGGCTTCGACCAGGGCCGCCCCGTCACGATCAACGGCAAGCCCTTCGCCTCCGCCGTCGACCTGGTGATGGAGGCCAACGCCATCGGCGGCCGCCACGGCCTGGGCATGTCGGACCAGATCGAGAACCGCATCATCGAGGCGAAGAGCCGCGGCATCTACGAGGCGCCCGGCCTCGCGCTCCTGCACGCCGCCTACGAGCGCCTCGTCAACGCGATTCACAACGAGGACACCCTCGCGCACTACCACAGCGAGGGCCGGCGCCTCGGGCGGCTGATGTACGAGGGCCGCTGGCTGGACCCGCAGGCGCTGATGGTCCGCGAGTCGCTGCAGCGCTGGGTCGGCTCCGCCGTCACCGGCGAGGTGACGCTGCGGCTGCGGCGCGGCGAGGACTACTCGATCCTGAACACCACCGGCCCCGCGTTCAGCTACCACCCGGACAAGCTGTCGATGGAGCGCACCGAGGACTCGGCGTTCGGCCCGGTGGACCGCATCGGCCAGCTCACCATGCGCAACCTCGACATCGCCGACTCGCGCGCCCGGCTGGAGCAGTTCGCCGGCCTCGGCCTCGTCGGCGCGGCCCAGCCGTCCCTGATCGGCGCGGCCCAGGCGGCGGCGACCGGTCTGATCGGCGCCATGCCGGAAGGCGGCGCCCAGGCCATCGCCTCGCGCGGCGAGGTCTCCGGCGACGACGAGCTGCTGGACCGCGCCGCGATGGAGTTCGGCACCGACTGA
- a CDS encoding ABC transporter permease: MEGVVAAEQGIVSAERSRLVEGVRGYGLIVGMWLRSTMAYRASFVMTAVGNFVATGFDFVTIMLMFTHVDVLGGFTLPEVALLYGASATAFGLADLVLGSMDRLGRRVRDGTLDTLLVRPVPVLAQVAADRFALRRLGRITQGLLVLGYALLVLDIEWTPLKVAMLPMMVLSGAAVFGAVFVVGAAFQFFAQDASEVQNAFTYGGTTLLQYPPSVFAKDLVRGVTFVVPLAFVSWLPALYVLGRDYPLDLPRWVAFLPPVVAVGCWVIAGLAWRVGLRAYRSTGS, from the coding sequence GTGGAGGGCGTCGTCGCGGCGGAGCAGGGCATCGTGTCCGCCGAGAGGTCGCGGCTGGTCGAGGGGGTGCGCGGGTACGGGCTGATCGTGGGGATGTGGCTGCGTTCGACGATGGCGTACCGCGCGTCGTTCGTGATGACGGCCGTGGGGAACTTCGTGGCGACGGGCTTCGACTTCGTCACGATCATGCTGATGTTCACGCACGTCGACGTGCTGGGCGGCTTCACGCTGCCGGAGGTCGCGCTGCTGTACGGCGCGTCGGCGACCGCGTTCGGGCTTGCCGACCTGGTGCTGGGGTCGATGGACCGGCTGGGGCGGCGGGTGCGGGACGGGACGCTGGACACGCTGCTGGTGCGTCCCGTGCCGGTGCTGGCGCAGGTGGCCGCCGACCGGTTCGCGCTGCGCAGGCTGGGGCGGATCACCCAGGGGCTGCTGGTACTGGGCTACGCGCTGCTGGTGCTGGACATCGAGTGGACGCCCCTGAAGGTGGCGATGCTGCCGATGATGGTGCTGAGCGGGGCGGCCGTCTTCGGGGCGGTGTTCGTGGTGGGGGCGGCGTTCCAGTTCTTCGCCCAGGACGCCTCCGAGGTGCAGAACGCGTTCACGTACGGCGGGACGACGCTGCTGCAGTATCCGCCGTCGGTGTTCGCGAAGGACCTGGTGCGTGGGGTGACGTTCGTGGTGCCGCTGGCGTTCGTGAGCTGGCTGCCGGCCCTGTACGTGCTGGGCCGGGACTATCCGCTGGATCTGCCGCGGTGGGTGGCGTTCCTGCCGCCGGTGGTGGCCGTGGGGTGCTGGGTGATCGCGGGGCTGGCGTGGCGGGTGGGACTGCGGGCGTACCGCAGTACGGGAAGCTGA
- a CDS encoding SGNH/GDSL hydrolase family protein produces the protein MPRRQGYALLIALVAGTATLATAVAFGTSLITDERRTPLSGPQSHTAARNPAAPANSTGTWVATWTGAPVSAEPDAGRGYPGRVIRNIVHTSVGGDAARITVSNLFGTAPLVIDRAAVNTRPVTFQGRPTVTVAAGRQVVSDPVVVPVAPDADLEVTFRTPYAAGPVTQHPNTHQTSFLADDHGTWSTTRWRYLTAVDVRNTTSPGAIVVIGDSLTAGSGSTTDANARWTDVLSDRLRHAYGIANQGIAGNRLLRDSPLALSGVKNLGGLSATHRFERDVLSVSGARTVVIALGINDVQQFPQEPDPERITAGLRALTERAHAQGLRVVGATLTPFQGYATWSPERNDVRLAVNREIRSGRIFDAFVDFDRAVRDPYAPNRILPEYDSGDRLHFNDAGYRTLGRAIDLGAVDGTPKADAF, from the coding sequence ATGCCCAGGCGCCAGGGCTACGCCCTGCTCATCGCCCTCGTAGCAGGCACCGCGACGCTCGCCACCGCCGTCGCGTTCGGCACATCGCTGATCACCGACGAGCGGCGGACACCGCTGAGTGGACCCCAGAGCCACACGGCGGCCCGCAACCCCGCCGCACCGGCCAACTCCACCGGCACCTGGGTCGCCACCTGGACCGGTGCACCCGTCAGTGCGGAGCCCGACGCGGGACGGGGCTACCCCGGCCGCGTCATCCGCAACATCGTGCACACCAGTGTCGGCGGTGACGCCGCCCGCATCACCGTGTCCAACCTCTTCGGCACCGCACCGCTCGTCATCGACCGGGCCGCCGTCAACACCCGCCCGGTGACCTTCCAGGGGCGGCCCACCGTCACCGTCGCGGCGGGCCGGCAGGTCGTCAGCGACCCCGTCGTCGTGCCCGTCGCACCCGACGCCGACCTGGAGGTCACCTTCCGCACCCCGTACGCCGCGGGGCCCGTCACCCAGCACCCCAACACCCACCAGACCTCCTTCCTGGCCGACGACCACGGCACGTGGAGCACCACCCGGTGGCGCTACCTGACCGCCGTCGACGTCCGGAACACGACCTCGCCCGGTGCGATCGTCGTGATCGGCGACTCCCTCACCGCCGGCAGCGGCTCCACCACCGACGCCAACGCCCGCTGGACGGACGTCCTCTCCGACCGCCTCCGGCACGCCTACGGGATCGCCAACCAAGGCATAGCGGGCAACCGCCTCCTGCGCGACAGCCCGCTCGCGCTGAGCGGTGTGAAGAACCTGGGCGGCCTGAGCGCCACCCACCGCTTCGAGCGGGACGTCCTGTCCGTCTCCGGAGCCAGGACCGTGGTCATCGCGCTCGGTATCAACGACGTGCAGCAGTTCCCGCAGGAACCGGACCCCGAGCGCATCACCGCCGGGCTCCGCGCGCTCACCGAGCGCGCGCACGCCCAGGGCCTCCGGGTCGTCGGCGCGACACTGACGCCCTTCCAGGGCTATGCGACCTGGTCGCCCGAGCGCAACGACGTGCGCCTCGCGGTCAACAGGGAGATCCGCTCCGGCCGGATCTTCGACGCGTTCGTCGACTTCGACCGGGCCGTCCGCGACCCGTACGCGCCCAACCGGATCCTGCCCGAGTACGACTCGGGCGACCGGCTGCACTTCAACGACGCCGGCTACCGCACCCTGGGCCGCGCCATCGACCTCGGCGCCGTCGACGGGACACCGAAGGCGGACGCCTTCTGA
- a CDS encoding ATP-binding cassette domain-containing protein has product MDFIELDGVEKVFDVRRRTGFMRRERREVRAVDGISFRVPRGEMVGYIGPNGAGKSTTIKMLTGILTPSGGRLRVAGIDPTRERTKLAHRIGVVFGQRTTLWWDLPLRDSYRLMHRMYRIPDSRFRENMDRCVELLDLGALLEVPVRQLSLGQRMRGDIAAALLHDPEVLYLDEPTIGLDVVSKAKVRGFLRDLNAERSTTVLLTTHDLTDIEQLCKRVMVIDHGRLMYDGALAGLHEVGESERTLVVDLERELPPIELGSEPSVRVVKVEGPRQWLAFPAAASAAPLVARIAADYPLVDLSVREPDIESVIAKMYVSDPAA; this is encoded by the coding sequence ATGGACTTCATCGAGCTCGACGGTGTCGAGAAGGTCTTCGACGTGCGTCGCAGGACGGGCTTCATGCGCCGTGAGCGGCGCGAGGTGCGGGCGGTGGACGGGATCAGTTTCCGGGTGCCGCGCGGTGAGATGGTCGGTTACATCGGGCCGAACGGGGCCGGCAAGTCGACGACGATCAAGATGCTGACGGGCATTCTCACGCCGAGCGGGGGCCGGCTGCGGGTCGCGGGCATCGACCCGACCCGGGAGCGTACGAAGCTCGCGCACCGGATCGGTGTGGTGTTCGGGCAGCGTACGACGCTGTGGTGGGACCTCCCGTTGCGTGATTCGTACCGGCTGATGCACCGGATGTACCGGATCCCGGACAGCCGGTTCCGGGAGAACATGGACCGGTGCGTCGAACTTCTGGATCTGGGCGCGTTGCTGGAGGTACCGGTGCGTCAGCTGTCCCTGGGGCAGCGGATGCGGGGGGACATCGCGGCGGCGCTGCTGCACGATCCGGAGGTTCTGTACCTGGACGAGCCGACGATCGGGCTCGACGTGGTGTCGAAGGCCAAGGTGCGTGGGTTCCTGCGGGACCTGAACGCGGAGCGTTCGACGACGGTGCTGCTGACGACGCACGACCTGACCGACATCGAGCAGCTGTGCAAGCGCGTGATGGTGATCGACCACGGGCGTCTGATGTACGACGGTGCGCTGGCCGGGCTGCACGAGGTGGGTGAGAGCGAGCGCACGCTGGTGGTGGACCTGGAGCGGGAACTGCCGCCGATCGAGCTGGGGTCGGAGCCCTCGGTGCGGGTGGTGAAGGTGGAGGGCCCCCGGCAGTGGCTGGCGTTCCCGGCCGCGGCGTCGGCCGCTCCGCTGGTGGCGCGTATCGCGGCGGACTATCCGCTGGTCGACCTTTCGGTGCGGGAGCCGGACATCGAGTCCGTCATCGCGAAGATGTACGTGTCGGATCCCGCCGCCTGA
- a CDS encoding DUF445 domain-containing protein has translation MEQDAGQGTAPGTDGPGAVRPRPTLGGFAYTAADEEKRRGVRRMKTTATGLLLLVALVYVLATWAKNEGVGGWPGYVAAAAEAGMVGALADWFAVTALFRRPLGLPIPHTAIIPTKKDQLGESLGSFVGENFLSGDVVRDRIHALGVGSRLGTWLAEPEHADRVTAELATALRGALTVLRDSDVQAVVGEAITRRADAAEVGPGMGKMLEKIVSDGGHRRVVDLVCVRAHDWLVLHGDSVMDAVQGGAPGWTPRFVDKRVGERVYKELLRFVTEMRDMPGHPARGSIDTFLTDFAADLQTDTDTRARVERLKSEILGRGEVQDVIASAWSSVRSMIIAAAEDERSELRTRARSSLMSLGARLASDERLQAKLEGWLEDAAAYVVTTYRTEITSLISDTVAGWDADQTSKKIEAHIGRDLQFIRINGTVVGALAGLAIYSVSHALGG, from the coding sequence ATGGAACAGGACGCGGGACAGGGAACGGCGCCCGGGACGGACGGCCCCGGGGCCGTCCGGCCGAGGCCGACGCTCGGCGGGTTCGCGTACACCGCCGCCGACGAGGAGAAGCGGCGCGGTGTGCGCCGTATGAAGACCACCGCCACGGGTCTGCTCCTGCTCGTCGCGCTCGTGTACGTCCTCGCCACCTGGGCGAAGAACGAGGGTGTGGGCGGCTGGCCGGGCTACGTCGCTGCGGCCGCCGAGGCCGGAATGGTGGGTGCGCTGGCGGACTGGTTCGCCGTCACGGCGCTCTTCCGGCGTCCGCTCGGCCTGCCCATCCCGCACACCGCCATCATTCCTACCAAGAAGGACCAGTTGGGGGAGTCACTCGGTTCCTTCGTGGGCGAGAATTTCCTCTCCGGAGACGTCGTTCGTGACCGAATTCACGCTCTGGGCGTCGGTTCGCGGCTCGGGACCTGGCTGGCGGAGCCCGAACACGCCGACCGGGTCACCGCCGAGCTGGCCACCGCGCTGCGCGGGGCGCTGACGGTCCTGCGGGACTCCGACGTGCAGGCGGTCGTCGGGGAGGCGATCACCCGGCGGGCGGACGCGGCGGAAGTGGGTCCGGGGATGGGGAAGATGCTGGAGAAGATCGTCTCGGACGGCGGTCACCGCAGGGTCGTCGACCTCGTCTGCGTACGGGCGCACGACTGGCTGGTCCTGCACGGGGACTCCGTGATGGACGCGGTGCAGGGCGGGGCGCCGGGGTGGACGCCGCGGTTCGTGGACAAGCGGGTGGGGGAGCGGGTCTACAAGGAACTGCTGCGCTTCGTCACGGAGATGCGGGACATGCCGGGCCATCCGGCGCGTGGATCGATCGACACGTTCCTGACGGACTTCGCCGCGGACCTCCAGACGGACACGGACACCCGGGCCCGGGTGGAGCGGCTGAAGTCGGAGATCCTGGGGCGTGGTGAGGTCCAGGACGTCATCGCGTCCGCCTGGTCGTCCGTCCGCTCGATGATCATCGCGGCGGCCGAGGACGAGCGGAGCGAGCTGCGGACGCGGGCGCGGTCGTCACTGATGTCCCTGGGCGCCAGGCTGGCCTCCGACGAGCGGCTGCAGGCCAAGCTGGAGGGCTGGCTGGAGGACGCGGCGGCGTATGTCGTCACGACCTACCGCACGGAGATCACCTCGCTGATCAGCGACACGGTGGCCGGCTGGGACGCGGACCAGACGTCGAAGAAGATCGAGGCGCACATCGGGCGTGACCTGCAGTTCATCCGGATCAACGGGACCGTGGTGGGCGCGCTGGCCGGGCTGGCGATCTATTCGGTGTCGCACGCGCTCGGGGGCTGA
- a CDS encoding transglycosylase domain-containing protein, producing the protein MSQEPPQDGGDPGQQGSQGWAPRDHSATAPTPDPQHPNGAKDSKGRTKRPKRPKRTGWRRAVPTWRMVLGGVLLLALLLVGGFIAGYQIVDIPAANASATAQSNVYLYADGKTVIARDGEINRENIPLRRIPRTIQHAVLAAEDRDFYSEDAIDVKATLRAGWNTVTGKGRQGGSTITQQYVKNYYLGQEQTVVRKAKEFFISIKLDREQSKDEILEGYLNTSYFGRNAYGIQAASHAYYGKDVEDLGAGEGAYLASLLNAPSSNDVVAHPENKKAILARWDYVLDGMVQHHWLTPDDRDAMTFPVPGKAKPATALSGQRGYIVQAVDHYLAANKILDEKTLATGGYRITTTLQKKKQDALVEAVKDNVLSRTSDERDADRNVRAGGASVDPGTGHVVALYGGVDYTRQFVNNATRRDYQVGSTFKPFVLAAALANGSTTQKDRAITPNTRYDGTNERTVQSATGSTDYSPANEDDVDYGHITVREATDKSVNAVYAQMAQDVGPQEVKDTAIALGIPQDTPDLTASPSIALGPATASVVDMASAYATLADHGRQRPHTLVSEISKNAEELDLPERTTRRAVSREAADTTTSVLRSVVDGGTGTAAQGSGRPAAGKTGTAEEDKAAWFAGYTPDLATVIAVMGQDPETGVQKPLYGALGLARMNGGGAPAETWADYTRAALEGSPVQDFDLEADEGPEEPDPEESGEPDESGDPDDTEEAGGTRKPRDREDTDAPGTADSREERRGTRTPDSPSEATRAPDGPRATDPAAAPPHTDGRDRRTDARAPGTHRPGKEPAHREPVRPGAGPPADPHDRDGQDPQGPTRP; encoded by the coding sequence ATGAGCCAAGAGCCACCGCAGGACGGCGGAGACCCTGGTCAGCAGGGCTCCCAGGGCTGGGCCCCCCGAGACCACTCGGCCACGGCCCCCACCCCGGACCCCCAGCACCCGAACGGCGCAAAGGACTCCAAGGGGCGCACGAAACGCCCCAAGCGGCCCAAGCGCACCGGCTGGCGACGCGCCGTCCCCACCTGGCGCATGGTCCTCGGCGGCGTACTCCTCCTCGCACTGCTCCTCGTCGGCGGATTCATCGCCGGCTACCAGATCGTCGACATCCCAGCCGCGAACGCCAGCGCGACCGCCCAGTCCAACGTCTACCTGTACGCGGACGGGAAGACCGTCATCGCCCGCGACGGCGAGATCAACCGCGAGAACATCCCCCTCCGCCGCATCCCCCGCACCATCCAGCACGCCGTACTCGCCGCGGAGGACCGGGACTTCTACTCCGAGGACGCCATCGACGTCAAAGCCACCCTCCGCGCCGGCTGGAACACCGTCACCGGCAAGGGCAGGCAGGGCGGCTCCACCATCACCCAGCAGTACGTCAAGAACTACTACCTCGGCCAGGAACAGACCGTCGTCCGCAAGGCCAAGGAATTCTTCATCTCCATCAAGCTCGACCGCGAACAGAGCAAGGACGAGATCCTCGAGGGCTACCTCAACACCAGCTACTTCGGCCGCAACGCCTACGGCATCCAGGCCGCCTCCCACGCCTACTACGGCAAGGACGTCGAAGACCTCGGCGCAGGCGAAGGCGCCTACCTCGCCTCCCTGCTCAACGCCCCCAGCTCCAACGACGTCGTCGCCCACCCCGAGAACAAGAAGGCCATCCTCGCCCGCTGGGACTACGTGCTCGACGGCATGGTCCAACACCACTGGCTCACCCCCGACGACCGCGACGCCATGACCTTCCCCGTCCCCGGCAAGGCCAAGCCCGCCACAGCGCTCTCCGGCCAGCGCGGCTACATCGTCCAGGCCGTCGACCACTACCTCGCCGCCAACAAGATCCTCGACGAGAAGACCCTCGCCACCGGCGGCTACCGCATCACCACCACCCTCCAGAAGAAGAAGCAGGACGCCCTCGTCGAAGCCGTCAAGGACAACGTCCTGTCCCGAACCAGCGACGAACGCGACGCCGACCGCAACGTCCGCGCCGGCGGCGCCTCCGTCGACCCCGGCACCGGCCACGTCGTCGCCCTCTACGGCGGCGTCGACTACACCAGACAGTTCGTCAACAACGCCACCCGCCGCGACTACCAGGTCGGATCCACCTTCAAGCCGTTCGTCCTCGCCGCCGCCCTCGCCAACGGGTCCACCACCCAGAAGGACCGCGCGATCACCCCCAACACCCGCTACGACGGCACCAACGAACGCACCGTCCAGAGCGCCACCGGCTCCACCGACTACTCCCCCGCCAACGAGGACGACGTCGACTACGGCCACATCACCGTCCGCGAAGCCACCGACAAATCCGTCAACGCCGTCTACGCCCAGATGGCCCAGGACGTCGGCCCCCAGGAGGTCAAGGACACCGCGATCGCCCTCGGCATCCCCCAGGACACCCCCGACCTCACCGCCTCACCGTCCATCGCACTCGGCCCCGCCACCGCCAGCGTCGTCGACATGGCCTCCGCCTACGCCACCCTCGCCGACCACGGCAGGCAACGCCCCCACACCCTCGTCTCCGAGATCAGCAAGAACGCCGAGGAACTCGACCTCCCCGAGAGGACCACCCGGCGCGCCGTCAGCCGCGAAGCCGCCGACACCACCACCTCCGTCCTGCGCAGCGTCGTCGACGGCGGAACCGGCACCGCGGCCCAGGGCTCCGGCCGCCCCGCCGCCGGCAAGACGGGCACCGCCGAGGAGGACAAGGCCGCCTGGTTCGCCGGCTACACCCCAGACCTCGCCACCGTCATCGCCGTCATGGGCCAGGACCCCGAGACCGGCGTACAGAAACCCCTCTACGGCGCACTCGGCCTCGCCCGCATGAACGGCGGCGGCGCACCCGCCGAGACCTGGGCGGACTACACCAGAGCCGCCCTGGAAGGCAGCCCCGTACAGGACTTCGACCTGGAGGCCGACGAAGGCCCCGAGGAACCCGACCCCGAGGAGAGCGGAGAGCCGGACGAGAGCGGGGACCCCGACGACACGGAGGAAGCCGGAGGCACCCGGAAACCGAGGGACCGCGAGGACACCGACGCACCCGGCACCGCGGACTCCCGCGAGGAACGACGCGGAACACGCACCCCCGACTCCCCCTCGGAAGCGACCCGCGCCCCCGACGGGCCCCGCGCCACCGACCCCGCCGCCGCACCCCCGCACACCGACGGCCGGGACCGCCGGACCGACGCCCGCGCCCCCGGCACCCACCGGCCCGGAAAGGAACCCGCCCACCGCGAACCGGTCCGCCCCGGCGCAGGCCCCCCGGCCGACCCGCACGACAGGGACGGGCAGGACCCCCAAGGCCCCACCCGCCCCTGA
- a CDS encoding ABC-2 family transporter protein, translating into MRLYAVVAAGGFRRYTTYRVATLAGVFTNTVFGFIMAYTYIALWDERPHLGGYDMSQALTYVWLGQALLMTCAMMGGGFEDELMERIRTGDIAVDLYRPADLQLWWMAGDLGRAAFHLLGRGIVPMVLGALAFDLALPGSPWTWLAFLVSVVLGVVVSFAVRFLVALSAFWLMDGAGAMQIAWLAGLFFSGMLLPLNLFPGALGEVARALPWSSLLQVPADVFLGTYAGWDLAGAYAFQAGWAVVLLLAGRLLQSVATRRVVVQGG; encoded by the coding sequence GTGCGGCTCTATGCCGTGGTGGCGGCCGGGGGATTCCGGCGGTACACCACTTACCGGGTGGCCACGCTCGCGGGGGTGTTCACCAACACCGTCTTCGGTTTCATCATGGCGTACACCTACATCGCCCTGTGGGACGAGCGTCCGCACCTCGGCGGGTACGACATGTCGCAGGCGCTGACCTATGTGTGGCTGGGTCAGGCCCTGCTGATGACCTGCGCGATGATGGGCGGCGGCTTCGAGGACGAGCTGATGGAGCGGATCCGTACGGGCGACATCGCGGTCGACCTGTACCGGCCCGCCGACCTGCAGCTGTGGTGGATGGCGGGGGACCTGGGCCGGGCCGCGTTCCATCTGCTGGGGCGCGGGATCGTGCCGATGGTGCTGGGCGCCCTGGCCTTCGATCTGGCGCTGCCGGGCTCCCCGTGGACCTGGCTCGCCTTCCTGGTGTCGGTGGTGCTGGGGGTGGTGGTGAGCTTCGCGGTGCGCTTCCTCGTGGCGCTGTCGGCCTTCTGGCTGATGGACGGGGCCGGGGCGATGCAGATCGCCTGGCTGGCCGGGTTGTTCTTCTCGGGGATGCTGCTGCCGCTGAACCTGTTTCCCGGTGCGCTCGGTGAGGTGGCCCGCGCACTGCCGTGGTCGTCCCTGCTGCAGGTTCCGGCCGATGTGTTCCTCGGTACGTACGCGGGCTGGGACCTTGCGGGTGCGTACGCCTTCCAGGCCGGCTGGGCGGTGGTGCTGCTGCTCGCGGGACGGCTCCTGCAGTCGGTGGCGACGAGGAGGGTGGTGGTCCAGGGTGGCTGA
- a CDS encoding helix-turn-helix transcriptional regulator: protein MDFPRTLRERRTRRHVSQLDLALRAGTTQRHLSFIESGRSVPGRNMVVRLAESLELPLRERNELLLAAGYAPVYPESSLDDPVLAPVRTAIDHILRGHLPYPALVVDRSGDLIAANTAFDVITEGAAPELVGPGTNVYRLALHPDGLARRILNLAEWARHILVRLGHLQELRAELTGYVPELEQSAGQLGFAVPLRLRSPYGELRLMTTVTTFATAVDVTLAELKLEAFLPADPATAEALSAAAATRARTAAGHEPGNM, encoded by the coding sequence GTGGACTTCCCTCGCACGCTTCGCGAACGCCGTACCCGCCGTCATGTCAGCCAGCTCGACCTGGCGTTGCGGGCGGGCACCACCCAGCGCCACCTCAGCTTCATCGAATCCGGCAGGTCCGTCCCGGGACGGAACATGGTCGTGCGCCTGGCCGAGTCCCTGGAGCTGCCGCTGCGGGAACGCAACGAGCTGCTGCTGGCCGCCGGGTACGCGCCCGTCTACCCGGAGAGCTCGCTGGACGATCCGGTGCTGGCCCCCGTGCGCACGGCCATCGACCACATCCTCCGCGGGCACCTGCCGTATCCGGCGCTGGTCGTGGACCGGAGCGGAGACCTGATCGCCGCGAACACCGCGTTCGACGTCATCACCGAGGGCGCGGCCCCCGAGCTGGTGGGCCCGGGAACGAACGTGTACCGCCTGGCGCTGCACCCCGACGGCCTGGCCCGCCGCATACTCAACCTCGCCGAGTGGGCGCGCCACATCCTGGTACGCCTCGGCCACCTCCAGGAGTTGCGCGCCGAGCTCACCGGATACGTTCCCGAGCTGGAGCAGTCCGCCGGGCAGCTCGGTTTCGCGGTGCCACTGCGCCTGCGGTCCCCGTACGGCGAACTGCGCCTGATGACCACGGTGACGACCTTCGCCACCGCCGTCGACGTGACGCTTGCCGAGCTGAAGCTGGAGGCGTTCCTGCCGGCCGACCCGGCGACGGCCGAGGCTCTCTCAGCAGCAGCCGCGACCAGGGCTCGCACCGCCGCCGGTCACGAGCCCGGGAACATGTAA